From Cinclus cinclus chromosome 2, bCinCin1.1, whole genome shotgun sequence, one genomic window encodes:
- the PCDH20 gene encoding protocadherin-20, which yields MGPPGGRGSSSARGSLQHLLLFLLFVGPFNCFASYSRATELFYSLNEGLPAGVLIGSLARDLRLPMAGGQHAASLQPPLSFTLASHGLGGQYVQLDNRSGELHTSAVEIDREALCVESSGATIFGGSAAVSSSSPSPESCLLLLDVLVLPQEYFRLVKVKIAIRDVNDNAPRFPVPHIHLSVPENAPVNTRLAIEHPALDPDMGTNGVQTYRLRDNYGVFTLDVEENENGERTPYLIVMGPLDRETQDEYVTVIVAEDGGTPPLMGSATLTIGISDINDNCPQFNDSQLNVTLYGNTSLGTHVATVHAVDMDLGSNAQITYSYSQKVPQPSRDLFHLNESTGTITLFTKVGGDTPKLHRLIILGNGPGCIPAVITVLVTIIKVMMRPPEVVPRFIANEVEGVVYLKELEPINTPIAFFTIKDPDEKYKVSCYLDGDGPFRLSPYKPYTNEYLLETTRPLDFETQQLYEISVVAWNSEGFHVKKVVKVQVLDDNDNSPVFSEELIELSIEENNVPNAFLTKLHATDADSGERGQVSYFLGPDAPSYFALDKTTGVLTVSTQLDREEKEKYRYTVKAVDSGFPPRESIATVTITVLDKNDNSPRFINKDFSFFVPENFPGFGEIGVISVTDADAGQNGWVALSVLNGSDIFVIDTGKGVLRAKISLDREQQSSYVLWIEAVDGGDPALSSTAKITILLLDINDNPPLVLFPQSNMSYLLVLPSTLPGSPITEVYAVDKDTGMNAVIAYSIIGRRGPRPESFRIDPKTGNITLEESLMQNDYGLYRLLVKVSDHGYPEPLHSTVMVNLFVNDTVSNESYIESLLRKEPDISVEEKQPQISIEPTHKKMESASCMPTLVALSIISLGSIALVTGMGIYICLRKGKKHHRADENLEVQIPLNGRINLHMLEKKPMEISNI from the exons ATGGGGCCCCCGGGCGGTCGCGGCAGCTCCAGCGCCCGCGGCAGCCTGCAG CACTTactcctcttcctgctcttcGTTGGGCCTTTCAACTGCTTTGCCAGTTACAGCCGCGCCACTGAGCTCTTTTACAGCCTCAACGAGGGGCTGCCTGCTGGGGTGCTCATCGGCAGTCTGGCCCGTGACCTGCGACTCCCAATGGCTGGTGGCCAGCATGCTGCTTCTCTGCAGCCCCCACTCTCCTTCACCTTGGCTTCCCATGGCTTGGGGGGACAGTATGTGCAGCTGGACAACCGCTCCGGAGAGCTGCACACCTCAGCTGTGGAGATAGACCGGGAAGCACTATGCGTGGAAAGCAGTGGGGCCACCATCTTCGGGGGATCAGCTGCTGTCTCCTCGTCCTCCCCATCACCAGAGTCATGCCTACTGCTGCTGGATGTGCTGGTACTGCCACAGGAGTACTTTCGCCTGGTGAAGGTAAAAATTGCTATCCGTGATGTCAATGACAATGCACCCCGCTTCCCTGTGCCCCACATCCATCTCTCGGTGCCTGAGAATGCACCTGTGAACACGCGCCTGGCGATTGAGCACCCCGCCCTTGACCCTGACATGGGCACCAACGGTGTCCAGACCTACCGCCTGCGAGATAACTATGGTGTCTTCACCCTGGATGTGGAGGAGAATGAGAATGGGGAGAGGACTCCCTACCTGATTGTTATGGGGCCACTGGACAGGGAGACGCAGGATGAGTATGTCACGGTCATTGTCGCTGAGGATGGGGGGACTCCTCCACTCATGGGCAGTGCCACCCTCACTATTGGTATCAGCGACATCAATGACAACTGCCCCCAGTTCAATGACTCACAGCTCAATGTCACCCTTTATGGGAATACCAGCCTAGGGACACACGTGGCTACTGTCCACGCGGTGGACATGGACCTTGGATCCAATGCCCAGATCACCTACTCCTACAGCCAGAAGGTCCCCCAGCCATCTAGGGACTTGTTCCACCTGAATGAAAGCACAGGAACCATCACACTCTTCACTAAAGTGGGTGGGGACACTCCAAAGCTACACAGGCTGATCATACTGGGCAACGGTCCTGGCTGTATTCCTGCCGTGATCACGGTGCTGGTGACCATCATCAAAGTCATGATGAGGCCGCCTGAAGTTGTTCCTCGTTTCATAGCTAATGAAGTGGAGGGGGTGGTCTACTTAAAGGAGCTAGAGCCTATCAACACACCTATAGCATTTTTTACCATCAAAGACCCCGATGAAAAGTACAAAGTCAGTTGCTATTTGGATGGTGATGGGCCTTTCAGACTTTCACCGTACAAGCCATACACCAATGAATATCTGTTGGAGACCACAAGGCCTTTGGACTTTGAGACACAGCAGCTGTATGAAATCTCTGTAGTTGCATGGAACTCGGAAGGATTTCATGTCAAGAAAGTCGTCAAAGTACAGGTTCTGGATGACAATGACAATTCACCAGTTTTCTCCGAAGAACTGATAGAATTGTCCATCGAAGAGAACAATGTTCCCAATGCTTTTTTGACCAAACTGCATGCTACTGATGCTGACAGTGGAGAAAGAGGGCAAGTGTCCTATTTCTTAGGTCCTGATGCCCCTTCCTATTTTGCTTTAGATAAAACCACAGGAGTTCTTACAGTTTCCACCCAActggacagagaagaaaaagagaaatacagataCACTGTCAAAGCAGTAGATTCTGGATTCCCTCCAAGAGAATCAATAGCAACTGTCACCATCACTGTATTGGATAAAAATGATAACAGTCCAAGATTTATCAATaaggatttcagcttttttgtGCCAGAAAACTTTCCAGGTTTTGGTGAAATTGGAGTTATAAGTGTCACAGATGCTGATGCAGGGCAAAATGGATGGGTTGCCCTTTCAGTTCTGAATGGAAGTGATATTTTTGTTATAGATACTGGAAAAGGAGTTTTGAGAGCTAAAATCTCCCTGGACAGGGAGCAGCAAAGCTCCTACGTTCTGTGGATTGAAGCAGTTGATGGTGGTGATCCTGCCCTGTCTTCTACAGCAAAAATAACTATCCTTCTTCTGGACATAAATGACAACCCTCCTTTGGTCTTGTTTCCTCAGTCTAATATGTCTTACCTGTTAGTCCTTCCTTCTACCCTTCCTGGCTCTCCCATCACTGAGGTCTATGCTGTTGATAAGGACACCGGCATGAATGCAGTCATAGCTTACAGTATCATAGGAAGAAGAGGCCCTCGACCCGAGTCATTTAGGATTGACCCCAAAACTGGTAATATCACCTTGGAAGAGTCACTGATGCAAAATGACTATGGCCTCTATCGGCTGCTTGTAAAAGTTAGTGATCACGGCTACCCAGAACCTCTCCATTCCACGGTCATGGTTAACCTTTTTGTCAACGATACCGTCAGCAATGAGAGCTACATCGAAAGTTTGTTAAGGAAGGAGCCTGATATCAGTGTAGAAGAAAAGCAGCCACAAATATCCATAGAGCCTACACATAAAAAAATGGAGTCAGCATCCTGCATGCCTACCTTGGTAGCTCTTTCAATAATAAGCTTGGGTTCAATTGCTTTAGTGACAGGGATGGGAATTTACATTTGTctaagaaaagggaaaaagcatcACAGAGCAGATGAAAACTTGGAAGTACAAATCCCATTAAATGGAAGAATTAACCTGCACATGTTGGAGAAGAAACCAATGGAGATTTCTAACATTTGA